Proteins found in one Legionella pneumophila subsp. pascullei genomic segment:
- a CDS encoding DUF4169 family protein: MVDVINLNKKRKAKVRLEKEKKASENRIKFGRTKKEKQLEKQDSERNERHLDGHKLDKKEEK; the protein is encoded by the coding sequence ATGGTAGACGTCATTAATCTTAATAAAAAAAGAAAAGCCAAAGTTCGTTTGGAAAAAGAAAAAAAAGCGTCTGAAAATCGCATAAAATTTGGAAGGACAAAAAAAGAAAAGCAGTTAGAGAAACAAGACAGTGAGCGCAATGAACGACATCTGGATGGTCACAAGCTGGATAAAAAAGAGGAAAAATAA
- a CDS encoding bifunctional methionine sulfoxide reductase B/A protein, producing MRDYLDKTASLTPAIKRIVCDKATEYPHTGSYNQVATHGTYLCRRCGLALFRGMSQFNSGCGWPSFDDEMANAVARKLDADGQRTEILCARCEAHLGHVFTGEYMTHKNLRHCVNSASLDFVEDNEVLDTEEAILAGGCFWGVEYYLKRIPGVLKVESGYTGGYVPEPSYEQVCSGTTGHYEAVRVVYDSAKTNYHDIVKRFFEIHDPTQANGQGPDLGRQYLSVVFYFNEEQRQEAELLIQLLKKRGYQVVTQLLQAQPFWPAEDYHQDYYFKHHKIPYCHKSVDRFG from the coding sequence ATGAGAGACTATCTCGATAAAACTGCAAGCTTAACTCCAGCCATTAAAAGAATCGTATGTGATAAAGCTACTGAATATCCTCATACTGGATCTTATAATCAGGTAGCGACTCATGGGACGTATTTATGCAGGCGATGTGGCTTGGCGCTGTTTCGCGGTATGAGTCAATTCAACTCGGGCTGTGGCTGGCCCAGTTTTGATGATGAAATGGCCAATGCTGTGGCCAGAAAACTGGATGCGGACGGTCAACGCACTGAGATATTATGTGCGCGTTGCGAGGCTCACCTGGGGCATGTGTTTACTGGAGAATACATGACCCATAAGAATTTACGTCATTGCGTTAATTCCGCTTCTTTGGATTTTGTCGAAGATAATGAGGTACTAGATACGGAAGAAGCTATCCTTGCCGGGGGGTGTTTCTGGGGGGTGGAATATTATTTAAAACGAATTCCCGGTGTGTTAAAAGTCGAGTCGGGCTATACAGGTGGCTATGTTCCAGAACCAAGTTATGAACAGGTATGTAGTGGTACTACAGGGCATTATGAGGCTGTCCGGGTTGTCTATGATTCTGCTAAAACCAATTATCATGATATTGTAAAGCGTTTTTTTGAAATTCACGACCCCACTCAGGCAAATGGACAAGGTCCCGATTTGGGGCGGCAATATTTAAGTGTCGTGTTTTATTTTAATGAGGAACAACGACAGGAAGCAGAATTATTGATTCAGCTATTAAAGAAAAGGGGGTATCAGGTTGTAACCCAATTATTGCAAGCACAACCCTTTTGGCCTGCCGAAGACTATCATCAGGATTACTATTTTAAACATCACAAAATCCCTTATTGCCATAAGTCAGTCGACCGTTTTGGCTAG